One genomic region from Carcharodon carcharias isolate sCarCar2 chromosome 12, sCarCar2.pri, whole genome shotgun sequence encodes:
- the LOC121284677 gene encoding 5-hydroxytryptamine receptor 5A-like produces MYINGCLFLNESSEENRLKEGSLSVFSVLIVTLLTILIIATFVWNLLVLVTILRVKTFHRVPHNLVASMAVSDVMVAALVMPLSLVNELLGRRWRLGRLLCHVWISFDVLCCTASIWNVTAIALDRFWSITRHLEYTLKTRKRISNIMIVLTWALSAVISFSPLFGWGEAYSADRENCQVSQEPSYTIFSTCGAFYLPLCVVLFVYWKIYKAAKFRIGSRKRNVVVPLPEILQVKEASHQPQMECAVRHAALTFQADGEAWRQQKEKKAAVMVGILIGVFVLCWIPFFITELISPLCSCNIPPVWKSIFVWLGYSNSFFNPLIYTAFNKNYNNAFRYLFIRQR; encoded by the exons ATGTACATCAACGGATGCTTGTTCCTAAATGAAAGCTCGGAGGAAAACAGACTGAAGGAGGGATCTTTATCTGTCTTTAGCGTCCTGATCGTGACTCTGTTAACCATCCTCATCATTGCCACCTTCGTGTGGAACTTGCTGGTATTGGTAACTATCCTGAGAGTGAAGACCTTTCACCGAGTCCCGCATAACCTGGTGGCCTCCATGGCTGTCTCTGATGTGATGGTGGCTGCACTGGTGATGCCGCTCAGTCTGGTCAACGAGCTGCTCGGGAGGCGCTGGAGGTTGGGCAGGCTCCTGTGCCATGTGTGGATTTCCTTCGATGTCCTCTGCTGCACGGCCAGTATCTGGAACGTCACTGCCATCGCCCTGGACAGGTTCTGGTCCATCACCAGGCACCTGGAGTACACTTTAAAGACTCGAAAGAGGATCTCCAACATCATGATCGTCCTGACTTGGGCGCTTTCAGCTGTcatctcattctctccccttTTTGGATGGGGAGAAGCTTACTCCGCCGACAGAGAGAACTGCCAAGTTAGCCAGGAGCCCTCCTATACCATCTTCTCAACTTGCGGCGCCTTCTACTTGCCACTTTGTGTGGTTTTGTTCGTGTACTGGAAAATCTACAAGGCCGCCAAGTTTAGGATAGGGAGCCGCAAAAGGAACGTTGTTGTGCCGCTGCCTGAAATACTGCAG GTGAAGGAAGCCAGTCACCAACCCCAGATGGAGTGTGCAGTCCGGCATGCAGCCCTGACCTTTCAGGCGGACGGAGAAGCTTGGCGCCAACAAAAGGAAAAGAAGGCAGCGGTGATGGTGGGGATCTTGATCGGAGTCTTTGTCCTGTGCTGGATCCCATTCTTCATCACTGAACTCATCAGTCCTCTGTGCTCTTGCAACATCCCTCCTGTCTGGAAGAGTATATTTGTCTGGCTCGGTTACTCCAATTCCTTCTTCAATCCTCTCATCTACACAGCTTTCAACAAAAATTACAATAATgccttcagatatttattcataaGACAGCGATAA